In one window of Henckelia pumila isolate YLH828 chromosome 1, ASM3356847v2, whole genome shotgun sequence DNA:
- the LOC140876194 gene encoding probable membrane-associated kinase regulator 4: MKMAKNLVFYDCEDEEYIEMVCCSTKSSPQTREFEFQMSESTIFPADELFYKGKLLPLYLPRRLPMLDDPLLHGGSRSTTITPAAAATFGRVTKEHDYYTLPRPLMISTCSSTAPCTNSNTPLDSCNISPSESFRASCELNPDDYFFEWSAELSRFVDNQPNKKYSWCKKLMKHSVLGQKLRSSRNYLKSLFRNSACSNESCAKAKESHNLPKTEEILNNSNIRISKNKPVLELITRRSSHPTLATLMKNMDEDRDLPRRSFSRAIKKRSTINYMSSSSSSSNCSFEGSFSSSSSSFSSNSNGFHELEFLRRSRSVTEIHECSIEAAIAHCKKSHKIMNQEI, encoded by the coding sequence ATGAAAATGGCCAAGAATCTTGTTTTCTACGATTGCGAAGACGAAGAATACATAGAAATGGTGTGCTGTTCCACCAAATCATCACCACAAACCAGAGAATTTGAGTTCCAAATGTCGGAATCCACCATTTTTCCAGCTGATGAGCTCTTCTACAAAGGAAAGCTCCTCCCACTTTACCTCCCTCGACGGCTGCCGATGCTCGACGACCCCCTCCTCCACGGTGGTTCCCGTTCCACCACCATCACCCCTGCCGCCGCCGCCACCTTCGGCCGTGTTACCAAAGAACACGATTACTACACACTGCCGCGGCCATTGATGATCAGTACTTGCTCCAGCACAGCACCCTGCACCAACTCCAACACCCCTTTAGATTCTTGCAACATTTCTCCATCAGAATCTTTCAGGGCCAGTTGTGAACTGAACCCGGATGATTATTTCTTTGAATGGTCTGCGGAATTAAGCAGATTTGTTGATAATCAGCCAAACAAAAAGTACTCTTGGTGCAAGAAACTAATGAAGCATTCGGTTCTTGGGCAGAAGCTGAGATCTTCGAGAAATTACCTGAAATCTCTGTTCAGAAATTCTGCTTGCTCGAATGAATCTTGCGCCAAGGCAAAAGAATCCCATAACTTACCAAAAACAGAGGAAATTCTGAATAACAGCAATATCAGAATCTCCAAGAATAAACCAGTACTGGAACTGATCACAAGGAGATCTTCACATCCAACGCTAGCTACTTTGATGAAGAACATGGACGAGGATCGTGATCTGCCAAGAAGATCCTTTTCCAGGGCGATTAAAAAGCGTTCTACGATCAATTATATGTCTTCTTCTTCGTCATCATCGAATTGTTCTTTCGAAGGGtcgttttcttcttcttcctcttcttTCTCCTCGAATTCAAATGGCTTTCACGAGCTGGAATTTCTGAGGAGGAGCCGCAGTGTCACTGAGATTCATGAGTGTTCGATTGAGGCCGCCATTGCACATTGTAAGAAGTCTCACAAAATCATGAATCAAGAAATTTAG
- the LOC140883816 gene encoding uncharacterized protein, whose translation MQRQQLQGDPSSYELHLVTHIRPDRTFADEKSRRITAEVERRLSENYSFRPYEDSQSGDVHPSVEEVNIFRCRRWCQSSTSIRSRVCRTDYVETTPRRRGPSQMRSTVAAQDEAIRATREKARLEREQSQRLKVEHRGM comes from the exons ATGCAGCGTCAGCAGCTGCAAGGAGATCCCAGTAGCTACGAGCTTCATCTAGTGACGCACATACGTCCTGACAGAACATTCGCAGACGAGAAATCCCGACGGATTACG GCGGAGGTGGAGCGTCGTCTCTCGGAGAACTACTCGTTCAGGCCGTATGAAGATTCGCAGAGTGGAGATGTTCACCCCTCGGTGGAGGAGGTGAACATCTTTCGATGTCGTCGGTGGTGTCAGTCATCGACGAGTATACGGTCTCGGGTTTGTCGCACAGACTATGTAGAGACGACTCCTCGTCGACGTGGTCCGAGTCAGATGAGATCCACggttgcagcacaggatgaggCGATTCGTGCCACAAGGGAGAAGGCGAGGCTGGAACGAGAGCAGTCGCAGCGGCTGAAAGTTGAACATAGGGGGATGTAG
- the LOC140883793 gene encoding uncharacterized protein — MSYAAVVAHIPPCFIAVRAAARNKPPSKKTQPQKPATITSNGFGGKKRDPVWQCVQNCGACCKLDKGPSFPSPGEIFDDPSDVQLYESLIGPDGWCINYEKSTRKCSIYAERPYFCRVEPEVFDLLYGISKTKFNKEACSCCTDTIKAVYGLDSEELQTFNHAVWTDISE; from the exons ATGTCATACGCGGCGGTGGTGGCTCATATACCGCCGTGTTTCATCGCCGTGCGCGCAGCGGCGCGAAACAAGCCGCCTTCAAAGAAAACCCAACCCCAGAAGCCTGCTACGATAACCTCTAATGGATTTGGCGGCAAGAAGAGGGATCCCGTGTGGCAATGTGTTCAGAACTGTGGTGCCTGCTGCAAGCTCGATAAAGGCCCCAGCTTTCCCTCCCCCGGTGAAATTTTTGACGACCCTTCTGATGTTCAG CTGTATGAAAGCTTAATTGGTCCTGATGGATGGTGCATAAACTATGAAAAGAGCACGAGAAAATGCTCCATATATGCCG AACGCCCATACTTTTGCCGGGTCGAGCCAGAGGTTTTTGATTTACTATATGGAATCAGCAAGACAAAGTTCAACAAGGAGGCTTGCAG TTGCTGTACGGATACCATTAAAGCTGTGTATGGACTAGATTCGGAGGAGCTGCAGACTTTCAATCATGCTGTATGGACAGATATCTCCGAATGA